The following are encoded in a window of Bos indicus isolate NIAB-ARS_2022 breed Sahiwal x Tharparkar chromosome 7, NIAB-ARS_B.indTharparkar_mat_pri_1.0, whole genome shotgun sequence genomic DNA:
- the UQCRQ gene encoding cytochrome b-c1 complex subunit 8, with amino-acid sequence MAPSPGGSRQLVLPEVTSPPPGAASDPTGSGGRKPEGPVVWRRGDLEAAVTMGRQFGHLTRVRHVITYSLSPFEQRAFPHYFSKGIPNVLRRTRACILRVAPPFVAFYLVYTWGTQEFEKSKRKNPAAYENDR; translated from the exons ATGGCGCCGTCACCTGGAGGCAGTCGGCAACTAGTTCTCCCGGAAGTGACCTCACCGCCTCCTGGCGCGGCGTCCGATCCTACCGGAAGTGGTGGACGGAAGCCGGAGGGTCCTGTGGTGTGGCGGCGAGGTGACCTCG AGGCTGCGGTGACCATGGGCCGCCAGTTTGGGCATCTGACACGGGTGCGGCATGTGATCACCTACAGCTTGTCGCCCTTCGAGCAGCGCGCCTTCCCGCACTACTTCAGCAAGGGCATCCCCAACGTTCTGCGCCGAACTCGGGCGTGCATCCTTCGCGTCGCGCCGC cgTTCGTAGCGTTTTATCTTGTCTACACATGGGGAACGCAGGAGTTTGAGAAATCGAAGAGGAAGAATCCAGCTGCCTATGAAAATGACAGATAA
- the LEAP2 gene encoding liver-expressed antimicrobial peptide 2 produces MWHLKLFAVLMICLLLLAQVDGSPIPQQSSAKRRPRRMTPFWRAVSLRPIGASCRDDSECITRLCRKRRCSLSVAQE; encoded by the exons ATGTGGCACCTCAAACTCTTTGCAGTACTCATGATCTGCCTGTTGCTGTTAGCCCAG GTAGATGGCTCTCCAATACCACAACAGAGTTCAGCAAAGAGAAGGCCGAGGAGAATGACCCCATTTTGGAGAGCGGTTTCCCTCAGGCCCATTGGAGCCTCCTGTCGGGATGATTCTGAATGTATCACAAGGCTATGCAG AAAAAGACGCTGCTCCCTAAGTGTGGCCCAGGAATGA
- the GDF9 gene encoding growth/differentiation factor 9: protein MALPNKFFLWFCCFAWLCFPISLDSQPSRGEAQIVARTALESEAETWSLLKHLDGRHRPGLLSPLLNVLYDGHREPPRLQPDDRALSYMKRLYKAYATKEGTPKSNRSHLYNTVRLFTPCAQHKQAPGDQAAGTLPSVDLLFNLDRVTVVEHLFKSVLLYTFNNSISFPFPVKCICNLVIKEPEFSSKTLPRAPYSVTFNSQFEFRKKYKWIEIDVTAPLEPLVASHKRNIHMSVNFTCVKDQLQHPSARDSLFNMTLLLAPSLLLYLNDTSAQAFHRWHSLHPKRKPSQDPDQKRGLSACPMGEEAAEGVRLSRHRRDQESVSSELKKPLVPASFNLSEYFKQFLFPQNECELHDFRLSFSQLKWDNWIVAPHKYNPRYCKGDCPRAVGHRYGSPVHTMVMNIIHEKLDSSVPRPSCVPAKYSPLSVLAIEPDGSIAYKEYEDMIATKCTCR, encoded by the exons ATGGCGCTTCCCAACAAATTCTTCCTTTGGTTTTGCTGCTTTGCCTGGCTCTGTTTTCCTATTAGCCTTGATTCTCAGCCTTCTAGGGGAGAAGCTCAGATTGTAGCTAGGACTGCGTTGGAATCTGAGGCTGAGACTTGGTCCTTGCTGAAGCATCTAGATGGGAGACACAGACCTGGTCTCCTTTCCCCTCTCTTAAACGTTCTGTATGATGGGCACAGGGAACCCCCCAGGCTTCAGCCAGATGACAGAGCTTTGAGCTACATGAAGAGGCTCTATAAAGCATATGCTACCAAGGAGGGGACCCCTAAATCCAACAGAAGCCACCTCTACAACACTGTTCGGCTCTTCACCCCCTGTGCTCAGCACAAGCAGGCTCCTGGGGACCAGGCAGCAG GAACCCTTCCATCAGTGGATCTGCTGTTTAACCTGGATCGTGTTACTGTTGTGGAACATTTATTCAAGTCAGTCTTGCTATATACTTTCAACAACtccatttcttttccctttcctgttaAATGTATATGCAACCTGGTGATAAAAGAGCCAGAGTTTTCTAGCAAGACTCTCCCTAGAGCTCCATACTCAGTTACCTTTAACTCACAGtttgaatttagaaagaaatacaaatggattGAGATTGATGTGACAGCTCCTCTTGAGCCTCTGGTGGCCTCCCACAAGAGGAATATTCACATGTCTGTAAATTTTACATGTGTGAAAGACCAGCTGCAGCATCCTTCAGCACGGGACAGCCTGTTTAACATGACTCTTCTCTTAGCGCCCTCACTGCTTCTATATCTGAACGACACAAGTGCTCAGGCTTTTCACAGGTGGCATTCCCTCCACCCTAAAAGGAAGCCTTCACAGGATCCTGACCAGAAGAGAGGGCTGTCTGCCTGTCCCATGGGAGAAGAAGCTGCTGAGGGTGTAAGATTGTCCCGTCACCGGAGAGACCAGGAGAGTGTCAGCTCTGAATTGAAGAAGCCTCTGGTTCCAGCTTCATTCAATCTGAGTGAATACTTCAAACAGTTTCTTTTTCCCCAGAATGAATGTGAGCTCCATGACTTTAGACTTAGCTTTAGTCAACTGAAGTGGGACAACTGGATTGTGGCCCCACACAAATACAACCCTCGATACTGTAAAGGGGACTGTCCCAGGGCGGTCGGACATCGGTATGGCTCTCCAGTTCACACCATGGTGATGAACATCATCCATGAGAAACTTGACTCCTCAGTGCCAAGACCATCCTGTGTACCTGCCAAGTATAGTCCTTTGAGTGTTTTGGCCATCGAGCCTGATGGCTCAATTGCTTATAAAGAATATGAAGATATGATAGCCACTAAGTGTACCTGTCGTTAA